A segment of the Anopheles bellator unplaced genomic scaffold, idAnoBellAS_SP24_06.2 scaffold02906_ctg1, whole genome shotgun sequence genome:
AGCAGCCGGCGCTCCCCACGCAGGGCAAGTGGCTGTGCggcgtgttccggttccggtccggcgtgTTGAACAGGAAGGTGGGCCTCGAGCGGATCCGCAGCATCGTCGGAACACCCTCGATACACAGCGTCCGGGAGATGTTTCCCGCGCTGCTCGACTTACGTAGAACACCATGTCCCGGTCAACCAGTGGGTGTGTCACTCACCGTCATTCCGCACTTCCTTCCTACCAGACAGGCGAGGAGCTGGAGCAGATGTAGCCTCGGCGAGCCGAAAACGCCGAAAACGGCCACGGGGTTGCTGAGCGCGATCGTCCGCGACCTCTTCAAGGTGGACATCACGTGGGACAAGGTGGAGTCCTACCGCCGACGACCTCTCGGTTGACTGTGTTCGCCAGGGCCACCCGGACTATCTGCCGA
Coding sequences within it:
- the LOC131214844 gene encoding uncharacterized protein LOC131214844 is translated as PTQGKWLCGVFRFRSGVLNRKVGLERIRSIVGTPSIHSVREMFPALLDLHRWSPTADDLSVDCVRQGHPDYLPKLVKGVADVIEDELDAWISENGGWIGLTVGNCPAGGFLYRPLPDGGQLCDWAVHYTVSP